The Bacillota bacterium genomic interval GTGAGACTGTGGGCCTCATCGGCCCCAACGGCGCGGGCAAGACCACCCTGTTCAACTGCCTCTCGGGCTTTTACCCTCCCACCTTTGGCAAGGTGTTCTTCATGGGGAAGGAGATCACCGGCAAACCCTCCAACTACATCTGCCGCCAGGGCCTGGCGAGGACCTTCCAGATCGTCAGGAGCTTTTTGGGAATGACCGTCCTGGAGAACGTGATGGTGGGGGCCTTCAAAAACACCAGCAACTCGGGGCAGGCCCAGGAGAAGGCCCAGGAGGTGCTGGAGTTCTGCGCTTTGCACGAGAAGAGGGCCCAGCAGGTCAACGAGCTCACCATAGCCGACAAGAAGAGGCTGGAGGTGGCCAGGGCCCTTGCCACATCGCCCAAGCTGCTGATGCTGGATGAGGCCATGGCCGGGCTAAATCCCTCAGAGCGAAAGGAAGCTGTGAGACTCATAGAACGCATCAGGGATTCCGGAGTCACGGTGTTCCTCATCGAGCACGTCATGGACGTGATCATGCCCATCTCCGACCGCATCGTTGTACTTAACTATGGCAACAAGATCGCCGAGGGGACCCCGCAGGAGGTATCCAGGAACCAGGAGGTTCTCACTGCTTATCTGGGGGCGAAGTACCGTGCTAAGAGCGTGTGACATCACGGTAGGATACGGGGACATGATGGCGATACATGGCATTTCCTTCGAGGTGCGCCAGGGGGAGATCGTGTGCATCGTGGGAGCCAACGGCGCTGGGAAGAGCACCATCCTCCGGACGGTGTCCGGGCTCCTCAAGCCTGTCTCGGGCACACTGGAGTTCCAGGGGGTTCGCCTGGACAGGATGGAGCCCCACGATATAACCGCGCTGGGGATAGCCCACGTACCCGAGGGCAGGAGACTGTTCAGCAGGCTCAGTGTCAAGGATAACCTCCTCCTGGGCGCCCACGCCTTGGGGGACCGGGGGGATGTGGCTTCGGGCCTGGAGATGGTGTACGAGCTCTTCCCGGTACTGAAGGAACGGAGCCAGCAGAGGGCCGGAACCATGAGCGGTGGCGAGCAGCAGATGGTGGCGATCGGCCGCGGCCTCATGCTGAGGCCGAGGCTCCGGATGCTTGACGAGCCCTCCCTTGGCATCGCTCCCGCTCTGGTTGAGAGGATCCTCACCAGTATTGCCGAGATCAACGGGCAGTTCGGCACCACCATTCTCCTGGTCGAGCAGAATGTCGTGGAGGCCCTGGAGATCTCCCACAGGGCCTACGTGATCCAGAGCGGTGAACTCCTGGCTAGCGGCGCCAGCCGGGAGATCCTCGAGTCGGAGACGGTGAAGAAGGCCTACCTGGGGATGTTCTGAGAACAGGAGGGAAACCGGGGGGTCGATTTGGCGCCCCCCTATCGCATTGTCCGAAAGTTACTGGAGAAGGACGGGGAGGCTGCTGGTCCACCGGGCAGGGCTGCTGGGCAGCTGGCCTCGGCTTGGCCTGGCGCGTGTCACCCAGGGCCTCCAGGGCCCTGGATTCGTGCTCAGTGTGACTACCCACCCTCCCAGGAAGGCCTGAGCCTGCCTGGGCCTTGACCTCCACAGGCCACAGCAGCACTGGCGCCGAGGCCGACACCAGGCCCCCAGGCCTGGCCCGGCCAGCACGGCCGTGAGCTGGGCCGCGCCCATGTAGATAGCGGCGACCTGGCCTCCACTCCCCTCCCGTCAGGTAGAGGCTGAAGGAGGGGAAGGCAAATCTCCAGGGACTTCACGACTTGCGCTGTGGCGCTGCGGGCAGTGGTAGAAGCAGAACGCCTGAGTTACGGGCACCAGTTTAAGCCTGCCTTTGCCACCTAAACATCGCTGGTAGATCCGCTGCCACATCAGGGGATCACTGTTTATGAACACATGCTTCCCCAGCCCCGGTTGCGTTTCTTGCTGGCAGGTACCCCAGGGCAGGCGGAATCATTATCGCCGTCCCTATAAACAACAGTTTAGAAATATGAAGATAAGAGGCCAAAACTCGAGAAAACAATAGGAATTGCAGTGATATTGAGGATAGATCCGGCTATAGGTGGCTTGCCAGTGAAATGTGATAATGCTAGAATGCCATATGAGAATGACTTTCAATATCAATGTTGGCTAGCATTCCTTGCAGGTAGAACAAGTACTGAATGGGAGGCAGGAAAATGTCTAAGAAAACCGGGTTCTTGATCATCAGTGGTCTTGTTTTGCTGTCTTTTATCCTGGGCATGATTATTGCCGAATCGCGGCAGGCACAAAAAACCGCACCGGTAAACAGTGTAGTTAACGTTTACACCGCCCGTCATTACGGGGTGGAGGAAGCTTTCGCTGAATTTACCAGGGAAACTGGCATTGCCGTCCGCTTTACTACGGGAAGCGATGCCGTCTTGCGCGAGCGAATTAAGGCCGAGGATAAGTATACGCCTGCCGATGTCTACATAGCCGTGGATGCCGGCAACCTCTGGCTGGCCGCCCAGGACGGCTTGCTCTCGCCGGTGGTGAGCGAGGTGCTTGCCGCCAACATCCCGGAAAATCTGCGGGACACGGAAAACCGCTGGTTTGGCCTGACCAAGCGCGTCCGCACCATTATGTATCATCCTGACCGGGTCAGCCCGGAAGAATTATCCACCTATGAGGCATTGGCCGACCCCAAATGGCGCGGGCGCCTGGCGATGCGGCCGGCCACTCACTCCTATACCCAGTCGCTGGTCGCCAACCTGATAGCAATACATGGCCGGGAGCAGACCGGTGAAATCGTGCGCGGCTGGGTAGCCAACTCACCCACGCTGATTGACAGCGATACGCGGATCCTGGAGACACTGGCTGCCGGCGGCGCTGATGTCGCCATCGCCAATCATTACTACCTGGGAAGGCTGCTGGATGCCAACCCCGGCTTCCCTGTCCGTGTCTTCTGGGCCAACCAGGGTGATGGCGGGCGGGGTGCTCACGCCAACATCAGCGGCGCCGGCGTTACCACCCACGCGACAAACCGTGACAGCGCCGTTAAGCTGCTGGAGTGGCTGAGCAGCCCGGGCGGCCAGAAATTGTTTGCCGACTCCAACCATGAGTTTCCTGCCAATCCCAATGTGGAGCCGCATCCTATCATCGCCGGGTTTGGTACCTTTATCACCGATCCAATCGACAAATCGGAGTACGGACGCCTGCAGGTGGAAGCTATCAAACTGCTAGATGAGGCCGGATATAGGTGAGACCGCTCAATACACTCAAGACAAAACGTTTCCCTGGGTTAGTCAGGCACGGGTGGAGCTGGCGCAGCCTGCCCGTGCTGCCGCTTTCCCTCGCGCTGCTGGTGGGGCTGCCGGTGCTGGTGGTCAGTTCTGCTCTCTTAACACCCACCAGGGAAGTCTGGCTTCACCTGGGACGGACGCTGTTGCCGGAGATGAGCCGCAACACGCTGATGCTGCTGGTGGGCGTAGGTGCTGGCACGCTGCTGCTGGGCGTCAGCCTTGCCTGGCTGGTGTCGGCTTACCGTTTTCCGGGCCATGGCATGCTGGAATGGCTGTTGGTGCTGCCCATGGCCATGCCTACCTACGTGCAGGCCTTTGTTTATATGGCCACTCTTGATTTTGCCGGGCCGGTTCAGAGCTTCCTGCGCCTGCACTTTCCCGGTATTGCCTGGCTTCCAGAAATCCGGTCGGGAGCAGGCGCCATCCTGGTAATGACCCTGGTCTTATACCCTTATGTTTACCTGTTAGCCAGAGCCGCTTTCCGGGAACAGAGCGGCGTGTTGCTGGAAGCCGCCCGAGTAATGGGATACGGCCCGACAGCTATCTTTTTCAGGGTTATCCTGCCGCTGGCCAGGCCTTCCATCGCCGCCGGCCTGGCGCTGGCTGTCATGGAAGCGCTCGCTGATTTTGCCACAGTCCGTTTTCTTAATTTTCCAACCTTGTCTGACGGCGTAATCCGTGTCTGGTACGGGATGATGAACCTGCGCGCCGCTTCTGAACTGGCCGGACTCCTGGCGGTGGTGGCTTTGGCCATTCTCCTGCTGGAGTACGCTCTGCGCGGTCGCAGCCGTTACTTCCAGGTGGGCGGCAAGGCGCCCGGGATTGCGTTATCCGGGCTGCGGGGCTGGCGCGGTTACCTGGCGTCGGCTGCCTGCCTGCTGGTAGTGGGGATAGCCTTTGCTTTGCCGGTGGCGCAGCTGCTTTCATGGGCGCTGAAGGAACTGCTCAGTCAGCCCGCCGGGGCACTGGAAGTCTATGCGCGGCTTGCCCAGAACAGCATCCTCCTGTCCTTGCTTGCGGCGCTTTTTGCCTCAATCACAGCACTGCTGCTAGCCAGCGGTGTCCGGACAAGCGGGAATAAAGCCGCCTTTATCCTCGCCAGGCTGGCGACCAGCGGCTACGCCATGCCGGGGGCGGTCATTGCAGTTGGCATTATCGGTCCCCTGTCCGCCTTTGACCACGCACTGAATAATCTCCTGCAGGCGTGGCGGGGAACCGGTGTGGGGCTTTTGTTGACCGGGTCTGTGATTGGCCTGGTTTACGCATACGTTGTCCGCTTCATGTCTATTGGCTTTAGTAGTGTCGATGCCAGCCTGGAGAAGATTACGCCAAATGTTACGGCGGCGGCTCGTATCCTTGGAGCAGGCCCGTGGCGCCTGCTCCGGCACATCCACCTGCCGCTGGTGGCACCCGGTATGCTGGCTGGAGCGATCCTTATTTTTGTCGATGTCATGAAGGAGCTGCCGATAACGTTGATGCTACGTCCCTTTGGCTATGATACACTGGCCGTGTGGGTCTGGCAGATGGCCGCCGAATCCGCCTGGGGCGGCGCGTCACTGCCAGCACTGGCCATCGTGCTGACCGGACTGATACCGGTAGTCTTCTTAATGCGGGCAGCCTCCCGCAGTTACTAAGTGAGGTGGCAACAATGTCATTGACGCCAAACTCATCTGGAGCATGTCAGCTGAAAGACAGGCCTGCTTATGTCCTTCTGGACAATGTCTCGAAGTTTTATGCGACCACCAAAGCAGTTTCCCACCTGGCAGTCGGCATAGGCAAAGGAGAGTTTTTTTCTTTGCTCGGCCCGTCAGGCTGTGGGAAGACAACCACTTTGCGGTTGATTGCAGGCCTGGAGCGTCCTGACGAAGGCACTATTATCATCGATGGAGAAGTGGCGGCTTCGCTCGACACCTGGATTCCACCTGAAAAAAGAGGCATTGGCATTGTCTTTCAGGATTATGCCCTGTTTCCCCATATGTCTGTGGCACAAAACGTGGTCTTCGGACTGAAAGGGTACGGGCGGGGAAAGGCCAGGGACAGAGTGAAAGAACTACTCGCGCTGACAGGGCTGGCAGATCTTGCCGCGAGGTACCCGCACGAGCTTTCCGGCGGTCAGCGGCAAAGGGTGGCGCTAGCCCGCTCTTTGGCTCCGCGCCCCCGCGTTATTCTGCTTGACGAGCCTTTTTCCAACCTTGATGCCGACCTCAGGGAAGAACTGCGCAGGGAAACGAAGGGCATCCTTAAAGAGCAGGGCGCAACCACAATTCTGGTTACCCATGACCAGGAGGAAGCCTTCTCCCTTTCCGACAGGGTCGGCGTACTGCGGAGCGGCACGCTGGAGCAACTGGGCAGCCCGTCGGAAATATATCACTGGCCTCGCAGCAGATTTGTCGCCGATTTTGTAGGTAAGGCCGATTTCATTGACGGCACCGTCGAGGGCAAAACGGTTCATTCCCCCTTCGGCTCTTTCCCGCTTGACGATGTCCGGGAGTTAGGGACAAAGGTAGAACTGATGGTCAGGCCTGACGATGTCGATTTCGCCCCCGATGCTACAGGTCAGGCTGTTATCACCGAGTCGCGTTTCCTCGGGGCGTCGGTGCTGTACCGGTTGCAGTTTGCCGACGGCAGGGCCTTACATGCCGTCAAACCATCTGAAGAGCTGACTCCCGCCGGCACCAGAGTACACGTTAAGGTCAACGTGAGCCATATGGTCATTTTCCCCAAAGACTGACGGTCTTTCCATCTTAGTGCAAGCAAAGCCTTCATCGACAAAGGTCCAATAACCTCTGGCGCGAAGGGGAGACGCCCCGCAGGGTGAAGGGCTTGGCAGGCGCCTTCGCCCAATTCCCGCACCTGCCGAAGATGAATCACCAGTCTCCTGCCGCTACCGCCCAGCCTCATCCCGCCATAACGCGATCGAGTGACCTTGCCTCCTCGTAAAAATGGCCAACCCGGAGCACGGTGAGATCATCCCCTCTCCTCCCCATCACCTGGAGCCCAGCGGGGAGACCCTC includes:
- a CDS encoding ABC transporter ATP-binding protein; translated protein: MRLLEAEKVTKRFSGLVAVRDVDMHVDEGETVGLIGPNGAGKTTLFNCLSGFYPPTFGKVFFMGKEITGKPSNYICRQGLARTFQIVRSFLGMTVLENVMVGAFKNTSNSGQAQEKAQEVLEFCALHEKRAQQVNELTIADKKRLEVARALATSPKLLMLDEAMAGLNPSERKEAVRLIERIRDSGVTVFLIEHVMDVIMPISDRIVVLNYGNKIAEGTPQEVSRNQEVLTAYLGAKYRAKSV
- a CDS encoding ABC transporter ATP-binding protein, yielding MLRACDITVGYGDMMAIHGISFEVRQGEIVCIVGANGAGKSTILRTVSGLLKPVSGTLEFQGVRLDRMEPHDITALGIAHVPEGRRLFSRLSVKDNLLLGAHALGDRGDVASGLEMVYELFPVLKERSQQRAGTMSGGEQQMVAIGRGLMLRPRLRMLDEPSLGIAPALVERILTSIAEINGQFGTTILLVEQNVVEALEISHRAYVIQSGELLASGASREILESETVKKAYLGMF
- a CDS encoding extracellular solute-binding protein — encoded protein: MSKKTGFLIISGLVLLSFILGMIIAESRQAQKTAPVNSVVNVYTARHYGVEEAFAEFTRETGIAVRFTTGSDAVLRERIKAEDKYTPADVYIAVDAGNLWLAAQDGLLSPVVSEVLAANIPENLRDTENRWFGLTKRVRTIMYHPDRVSPEELSTYEALADPKWRGRLAMRPATHSYTQSLVANLIAIHGREQTGEIVRGWVANSPTLIDSDTRILETLAAGGADVAIANHYYLGRLLDANPGFPVRVFWANQGDGGRGAHANISGAGVTTHATNRDSAVKLLEWLSSPGGQKLFADSNHEFPANPNVEPHPIIAGFGTFITDPIDKSEYGRLQVEAIKLLDEAGYR
- a CDS encoding iron ABC transporter permease, yielding MRPLNTLKTKRFPGLVRHGWSWRSLPVLPLSLALLVGLPVLVVSSALLTPTREVWLHLGRTLLPEMSRNTLMLLVGVGAGTLLLGVSLAWLVSAYRFPGHGMLEWLLVLPMAMPTYVQAFVYMATLDFAGPVQSFLRLHFPGIAWLPEIRSGAGAILVMTLVLYPYVYLLARAAFREQSGVLLEAARVMGYGPTAIFFRVILPLARPSIAAGLALAVMEALADFATVRFLNFPTLSDGVIRVWYGMMNLRAASELAGLLAVVALAILLLEYALRGRSRYFQVGGKAPGIALSGLRGWRGYLASAACLLVVGIAFALPVAQLLSWALKELLSQPAGALEVYARLAQNSILLSLLAALFASITALLLASGVRTSGNKAAFILARLATSGYAMPGAVIAVGIIGPLSAFDHALNNLLQAWRGTGVGLLLTGSVIGLVYAYVVRFMSIGFSSVDASLEKITPNVTAAARILGAGPWRLLRHIHLPLVAPGMLAGAILIFVDVMKELPITLMLRPFGYDTLAVWVWQMAAESAWGGASLPALAIVLTGLIPVVFLMRAASRSY
- a CDS encoding ABC transporter ATP-binding protein, coding for MSLTPNSSGACQLKDRPAYVLLDNVSKFYATTKAVSHLAVGIGKGEFFSLLGPSGCGKTTTLRLIAGLERPDEGTIIIDGEVAASLDTWIPPEKRGIGIVFQDYALFPHMSVAQNVVFGLKGYGRGKARDRVKELLALTGLADLAARYPHELSGGQRQRVALARSLAPRPRVILLDEPFSNLDADLREELRRETKGILKEQGATTILVTHDQEEAFSLSDRVGVLRSGTLEQLGSPSEIYHWPRSRFVADFVGKADFIDGTVEGKTVHSPFGSFPLDDVRELGTKVELMVRPDDVDFAPDATGQAVITESRFLGASVLYRLQFADGRALHAVKPSEELTPAGTRVHVKVNVSHMVIFPKD